TCGCCGGCGGCTCCGTCTCGCTGTCGTCGGCGACGGACTCGGGGCTCGTGATCGGACTGGTGTTGATAGCGGTCGGGACGGTGCTGGCGGTCGCGTACGCGTCGCGACGGCTCGGCGAGTGAGGCGTCGCCGCCGGCTCAGGCCGACTGCGCCTCCGCGAGCGTGAACCGGCCCTCGTACAGCGCGGTGCCGACGACGACGGCCGCGGCGCCGGCCTCGCGGAGCGCGCGCACGTCGTCGAGCGTCGTCACGCCGCCGGAGGCGACGACCGGGATGTCGACCGCGTCGACGACGCGCTCGACGCTCTCGCGGTTGATCCCCTCCAACTGTCCCTCCACGTCCACGTCGGTGAACAGGATCGCGCCCGCACCCAGCTCCTCGTAGCGCTCGGCGGCCTCCGCGGGGTCGAGGCCGGTCCCCTCGGTCCACCCGGAGACGACGACCTCCCCCTCCTTCGCGTCGAGGCTGACCGTCACGCTGCCCGGGTGCTCCTCGGAGATCTCGGCGACGATGTCGGGGTTCTCGACGGCCGCGGTGCCGAGGATGACGCGGTCGACGCCCCGATCGAGCAGGTCGAGGGCGTCCTCGGCGGTGCGGATGCCGCCGCCGAGTTGGACCGGCACGTCGACCGCGTCGAGGACGGCGTCGACGGCGGCGGCGTTGGCGCGTTCGCCCTCGAACGCGCCGTCGAGGTCGACGAGATGGAGCGTCCGGGCGCCCTCGTCGACCCACCGACGGGCCGCCTCGACGGGATCGCCGTAGCGCGTGGCGGTGCCGCGCTCGCCCTGGACGAGCTGGACGACCTCGCCGTCCTGCATGTCGACGGCCGGGATCACCTCGAACTCCGGGAAGTGGCTCATGTGGGGGCCTGCGTCGGGGCGGCTGGTAAGTCGTTCGTCACCGGCGACTCCGGACGCCGGGTTCCGGGTCGCCCCCGTCCGCCGGGCTCGGCCGACTCCGCCCGCCGCCCGACCCCGCGCCGTCGTCGTACTTATGTCTCGACCGTCCACACCACCCACGTATGACCGTCTACGAGTCGGACCTTCCCGGGGTCGGGAAGAAACACGAGATCGAACTCCACGGCGGCGAGCGGCTCGTCGTCGTCACCCACAACACCGGCAAGCGGGAGGTGTTCCGGCGGGCGGACGAGGACAGCGACGCCGAGAAGCTGTTCGAGCTGTCCGACGGCCTCGCGCGCACCGTCGGCACCGTGCTGGAGGGGGCGTACTTCCAGCCGGTCGCCACCGAGAACATCGACACCGTCCTCGGCGGCGACGCGCTCATCGAGTGGTACGAGGTCCCCGAGGGCTCCGAACTCGCGGGCGAGACGATCGAGGCGGCAGACGTGCGCCAGCGCACCGGCGCCTCGATCATCGCGGTCGACACCGGCGACGACGTGACGCCCAACCCCGACCCCGGGGCGGGCGTCCACGCCGGCGACACGGTCGTCGTCATCGGCTCGCGCGAGGAGGTCGACGAGTTCCACGAGACGTTCATCGAGTCGCCCGACGGCGACGACGGGGACGAGGAGGGTGACGGCGACGACGGGTCCGGGACCGTGCTCGACTGATGGCGGCGGGCTCACCCGTCGCCGGCGGCGACCTCCACGGCCTGCTCGCGCTCGGGACGCTGCTCGCGGTCGCGGCGCTCGTCGCTGCCGCGGGGCGTCGCGTCGGGATCCCGACGGTGCCGCTGTACGTCCTCGGCGGCGTGCTGGCCGGCCCGCACGTCGCCGGCGCCGTCGGGCTCCCGTCGGTCGCCCCCGCCGAGGTGCTCACGCTCGCGGAGGTCGGGGTCGTCCTCCTGCTGTTCTTCCTCGGGCTGGAGTTCAGCCTCGACCGGCTGATCGCCGCCCGAAAGAAGCTCTCGGCGGCCGCCGCCGTCGACCTCCTCGTGAACTTCCCCGTCGGGGTCGTCCTCGGGCTGGCGTTCGGGCTCGGACCGATCGGGGCGTTCCTCGTCGGCGGCATCGTCTACATCTCCTCGTCGGCGGTGATCACCAAGTCGCTGGTCGACCTGGGGTGGATCGCCGACCCCGAGGCCGAGCCGGTGCTCGGGACCCTCGTCGCCGAGGACCTCGTCATCGCCGTCTACCTCGCGCTGGCGGTCGCGCTCGTCGCCGGCGGCTCGCCGGTCGACGCGCTCCCGCGGATCGCCGTCGCGCTCGGGTTCCTCATCGCGGTCGCCGCCGCCGCTCAGTTGCTCGCGCCGCGGCTCGCACCGTACCTCGGCACCAGCGACGAGGACCTGGTCGTCCGGACGCTGGCGGTCGCGCTCGTCGTCTCCGGGCTGGCGCTGGCGGTCGGCGCCAGCGAGGCGGTCGCGGGCTTCTTCGTCGGCGTCGGCGTCGGCGCGACGCCGCTGCACGACCGCGTCGCCGACCGGATCGCGCCGCTGCGGGACGCCTTCGCGGTCGTGTTCTTCGCGTGGGTCGGGCTCAACACCGACCCCGTCGCCGTCGCCGGCGTCGCCACGTTCGTGCTCGCGGCCGCGGCGCTGTCGGGACCGGCGAAGGTGATCAGCGGCTCCGTCGGCGGGTGGCTGTACGACCTCTCGCCGCGGCGGTCGCTGCGGACCGGCCTCGCGCTGGTGCCCCGCGGGGAGTTCTCGCTCATCATCGCGGCGCTGGCGGCGGCGTCGCCGGACCCGACGATCGCCCGGGTGATCCCCGCGTTCGCGGTCGGCTACGTCCTCGTGATGTCGTTCGCGGGGACGATCGCGATGAGCGAGGCGTCCCGGATCGAGCGGCTGGTCGGCGTCGCCGAGAAGTGATCGACGGTCGCCTCGACGCCGCGTCCGGCGCTCGGCGCCGGTTTTCACCGCTGAAGGCCGGTGCGAAACGGTCAAGTCGACCGCCTCGCTGTCGACTGGTATGAGCGAGACGGTCGTCGCCGACTTCGTCGGTCGGTTCTTCGCGCCCGGCGTCGAGGGCGAACCGCCGACCGGCCGGATCATCCTGAGCCAGCGACGGCTCGTGCTCGCGGCCGACGGCTACAAGGAGACGATCCCGCTGTCGTCGGTGTTCGACGTGAAGGTCGGGCAGGTGCCCCCCGAGATGGCCGGCTACTTCAACGACACCGTCACCGTCGCCTACCGCACGGACGACCGCCGCGGAGTCGCCGCCATCGAGGGCAACGACACCAACATCGACCGCTTCGCGACGGTGCTGTTCAAGGTGCTGCTCAACGGGACGCCCGCGCTGGTGCGCCACCCGGCGAAGGTCGGCGGCCGCGTCGTCGACTCGGACACGCACCGGGCCGAACTCGACGTGACGCAGGGCTCGCTCTCGTTCGAGAACTGCCCGGAGCCGTTCACCGTCGACCTACGGGCCGTCGTCTCCGTCGAGCGCGCCCAACGCGACCTGGACAACGGGGACCGGCCGGTCATCTCCTTCCGGCACATCGAGGACGGCACGGCGGTCACCTCGCAGGTCGGGCTGAACTCCGGCCGGCTCACGAACGTGCTCGGTCGGTACATCCGGCTGCGCTACGCCGACGTGCAGGAGGAACTCGCCGACGTCGAACTCGGCGAGGCGGAGACGGAGGTGCTCGTCGCGGCGTACTCGGCGGGGCCGGGCGTCTCGCTGTCGAAGGTGGTCGACATCGAGCCGCAGCGGCTTACCATGCTGCTCAACGGCCTCATCGACGAGGGGCTGCTGGTCGACACCGACGAGGGGACGAAGCTCACCGCGAAGGGCCGGGTGATCGTCGGACAGCGGATCGAGGACGTGAACACCTGAGGGGCGACGGTCGCCGCCGGCGTCGCTCGCGACGCCTACTGCTCGTTCATCGCCTCGCTGGCGATGTTGCGGCCGCGCGGCTCCAGCGCCACCTCCCGGCGGGTGCGCACCTCCTCCAGCACCTCCGCCTCGATGAGCCGCTCGAAGATCTCCTCGACGCGGTCGACGCTCATCCCGAGGAAGTTCGGCACCTCGAACGAGGAGACGCCCGAGTACAGCGCCATCAACACCTCGCGCTCGGACTCTGACAGCTCGACGGCGCCGCGGTTTCGGTCGTGGCCCTGTCCGAGGTACGACTTGATCACCGCGACGAGCCACGGCTCCCCCGAGAGGTACGTCTGGACGCTCGTCCCCTCGTCGTCGGTGTGCTCGGCCTCGATGACGGCGGCCTTCTCGTCCATCACCGTGCGCTCGGTCTCCTCTAAGGTGCCGATGTCGTCGAGTTCGAGGCGGACGAACGCGCCGCTTTGCTGTGCGATCGAGATCCCGTCCGCCTCGACCTTCACGCGCGCCTGCTCCCACTCGGTGTCCTGGACGACGCCGCCCTTGATCGCCGGGTGGCGTGCCTTGATCACCTTGCGGTCGAGGAACGCGCGGTACAGGTCCGTGCGGAACTCCTCGTGCTCCTCGGCGGCGATGAGGAACGCGTCGTCGTCGATGCGGAGGCTGACGTAGTTGGAGACGCGCTGGATCTCCTGGTTGGCGTCGTAGCGGCCGCCGATGCCGTCGACCGACGACAGCGCGATCGTCCGCTTGCCGCCGTTGCCGACGAGGACGACCCGCTTGTTCGAGAGGACGATCCGCCCGTTCGTCCACCCCACGTCGTTGAGCTTCCGCCCGGCCTTCATCGCCTGGGCGAACTTGCCGCGGGTGTCCGCGACCTTGTACTCCTCGCCGCCGCCGGCCCCCTGTCCACCACCGCCGTTCCGCTGACTACTGTCGCTCACTGTCTAACACCTCCGAGCTTCGAGAGCGACGCGAACGCGCGCTTTCGCACCTGCTTGTCCACGTCGCTGTCGGTGATCGCGTCCAGCGTCTCCTTCGCGCGGTCGCCGCCCACGTCGCCGAGGGCGTACGCCGCCTTCGCCCGCGCGTCGACCGACGCGTCGTCGTCGTTCACCAGTTCGATCAGCGTCGACTCCACCGCGAGCCCCTCCAGGTTGGTGATGCTCGTCGCCGCGAACTGCGCGGTCATCTTGTCGTCGTCGTCGAGCGCGTCGACCAGCGCGTCGAGCACGTGTTCGGGCGGCTCGGCGCTCGTCACTCGCCCGAGGAACCAGACGGCGTTGCGCCGCTGGCGCGCCTGCGTCGCGTCCTCTAAGATCTCCACGAGCGGGCCGGTCACCGTCTCGTCGTCGGCGTCCTTGAGTTCGGAGACCACGGCGTCGCGGACGGCGTGGCTCTGCTTGGTCGGCGCGTTGGCGAGCAGCTCGATGATCGAGAACACCGCCGCCCGCCGCACCGTGTCGTGTTCGTCCGCGAGCGCGCCGGCAAGCTCCGGCACCGGCTTCGCCGAGCTGGCGTTGCCCAGCGCCGAGGCCGCGAGTCGCCGAAGGCTGACGTTCTCGTCGTCCAGCAGGTCCAACAGCGCCGCGAGCGCCTCGCCGCTGGCGATGGTGCCGAGCGCGTCCGCGGCGGCCGACTTCACCGCCGGGTGGTCGTCGTCCAGCCGCGCCTTCAGGCGGCTGACGACGCGCGGATCGCCGATGCGCCCGAGCGCGAGACAGGCGCGCTCGCGCACCCTCGGGTCCGGGTCCTCGAGCCGCTTCGCCAGCGGGCCGACGGCGTCCTCGTCGCCCATCCGACCCAGCGCGTTCGCGGCGGCCATCCGGTACTCCGGGATGCTCGCGCCGCCGAGCACCTTCGCGAACGCGCGGACGGCCGCCCAGTCGGCGGCGTTCGGGTCGACCCCTGTCTCCTTGGCGATGAGCCGTTCGAGCCCGTTGCCGCCCAGTTCGTCGAGCCCGTCGACGGCGGCCGCCCGAACCGAGTCGTCGTCGTCCTCGCGGGCAAGGTGGATGAGCACGTCCACCGTCCGGTCGTCCTCGGGGTCGCCCACGTCGCCGAGCATCTCCGCGGCCCGGCGCCGCACCGCGGCGCTGTCGCTGTTCTTCGCGGTGTCGGTGAGCCGTTCCATGTCCCCGTCGCGGGCGAGCGTGTACAGCGACATTATCCAGTGTATCGGTAGATCCGGCTCCGTTTCGCCACCGGCTCGAACTCCTCGCGCATGTCGGGGGGGACCGTCTCGGTCTTCCCGAGCACGAGGTACCCGCCCGGCCGCAGCGAGTCGCGCAGCGTCTCGAACAGCCGTCCCTTGTACTCGCTGTCGATGTAGATGAGGAGGTTGCGACAGAAGACGAGGTCCATGTCGTCCTTCGGCCCGTCGCGGATGAGGTCGTACGGCTCGAAGGCGACCCGGGACTTCACCGACTCGCGCACCCGGAAGACGTTCTCCTCCTGGTCGACGTACGTCTCCGGGTCCGACAGCGGCGCCAGCTCCTCGCCGATGTCGGTCGTCCGTGTCGTCTCGTACACGCCCGCGCGGGCGGCGTCGAGCGCCTCCTCGCTGATGTCGACGGCGGTGATCCGGAGCCGGCGCTCGTCGACCTCGGCGTCGTCGGCCGCGAGCATCGACAGCGAGTACGGCTCGCGGCCGTCCGCGCAGGGCGCGCTCCACACGTCGACGCCGCCCCGGCCGTTCTCCTCGGAGAGGTCCCGCAACACCTCGCGGAGGTCGGCCCACATG
This genomic stretch from Halobaculum roseum harbors:
- the hisA gene encoding 1-(5-phosphoribosyl)-5-[(5-phosphoribosylamino)methylideneamino]imidazole-4-carboxamide isomerase; its protein translation is MSHFPEFEVIPAVDMQDGEVVQLVQGERGTATRYGDPVEAARRWVDEGARTLHLVDLDGAFEGERANAAAVDAVLDAVDVPVQLGGGIRTAEDALDLLDRGVDRVILGTAAVENPDIVAEISEEHPGSVTVSLDAKEGEVVVSGWTEGTGLDPAEAAERYEELGAGAILFTDVDVEGQLEGINRESVERVVDAVDIPVVASGGVTTLDDVRALREAGAAAVVVGTALYEGRFTLAEAQSA
- a CDS encoding HEAT repeat domain-containing protein, with the translated sequence MSLYTLARDGDMERLTDTAKNSDSAAVRRRAAEMLGDVGDPEDDRTVDVLIHLAREDDDDSVRAAAVDGLDELGGNGLERLIAKETGVDPNAADWAAVRAFAKVLGGASIPEYRMAAANALGRMGDEDAVGPLAKRLEDPDPRVRERACLALGRIGDPRVVSRLKARLDDDHPAVKSAAADALGTIASGEALAALLDLLDDENVSLRRLAASALGNASSAKPVPELAGALADEHDTVRRAAVFSIIELLANAPTKQSHAVRDAVVSELKDADDETVTGPLVEILEDATQARQRRNAVWFLGRVTSAEPPEHVLDALVDALDDDDKMTAQFAATSITNLEGLAVESTLIELVNDDDASVDARAKAAYALGDVGGDRAKETLDAITDSDVDKQVRKRAFASLSKLGGVRQ
- a CDS encoding CheR family methyltransferase, which produces MSRASADRDGAGDLQGVIEFVEDRVPFEPGYYNEAYLGRRIAARMQRRDADDHAEYRAILEDDDDEREALLDALTINVTGFFRDPDMWADLREVLRDLSEENGRGGVDVWSAPCADGREPYSLSMLAADDAEVDERRLRITAVDISEEALDAARAGVYETTRTTDIGEELAPLSDPETYVDQEENVFRVRESVKSRVAFEPYDLIRDGPKDDMDLVFCRNLLIYIDSEYKGRLFETLRDSLRPGGYLVLGKTETVPPDMREEFEPVAKRSRIYRYTG
- a CDS encoding CheF family chemotaxis protein; the protein is MSETVVADFVGRFFAPGVEGEPPTGRIILSQRRLVLAADGYKETIPLSSVFDVKVGQVPPEMAGYFNDTVTVAYRTDDRRGVAAIEGNDTNIDRFATVLFKVLLNGTPALVRHPAKVGGRVVDSDTHRAELDVTQGSLSFENCPEPFTVDLRAVVSVERAQRDLDNGDRPVISFRHIEDGTAVTSQVGLNSGRLTNVLGRYIRLRYADVQEELADVELGEAETEVLVAAYSAGPGVSLSKVVDIEPQRLTMLLNGLIDEGLLVDTDEGTKLTAKGRVIVGQRIEDVNT
- a CDS encoding cation:proton antiporter regulatory subunit encodes the protein MTVYESDLPGVGKKHEIELHGGERLVVVTHNTGKREVFRRADEDSDAEKLFELSDGLARTVGTVLEGAYFQPVATENIDTVLGGDALIEWYEVPEGSELAGETIEAADVRQRTGASIIAVDTGDDVTPNPDPGAGVHAGDTVVVIGSREEVDEFHETFIESPDGDDGDEEGDGDDGSGTVLD
- a CDS encoding cation:proton antiporter; its protein translation is MAAGSPVAGGDLHGLLALGTLLAVAALVAAAGRRVGIPTVPLYVLGGVLAGPHVAGAVGLPSVAPAEVLTLAEVGVVLLLFFLGLEFSLDRLIAARKKLSAAAAVDLLVNFPVGVVLGLAFGLGPIGAFLVGGIVYISSSAVITKSLVDLGWIADPEAEPVLGTLVAEDLVIAVYLALAVALVAGGSPVDALPRIAVALGFLIAVAAAAQLLAPRLAPYLGTSDEDLVVRTLAVALVVSGLALAVGASEAVAGFFVGVGVGATPLHDRVADRIAPLRDAFAVVFFAWVGLNTDPVAVAGVATFVLAAAALSGPAKVISGSVGGWLYDLSPRRSLRTGLALVPRGEFSLIIAALAAASPDPTIARVIPAFAVGYVLVMSFAGTIAMSEASRIERLVGVAEK
- a CDS encoding CheF family chemotaxis protein produces the protein MSDSSQRNGGGGQGAGGGEEYKVADTRGKFAQAMKAGRKLNDVGWTNGRIVLSNKRVVLVGNGGKRTIALSSVDGIGGRYDANQEIQRVSNYVSLRIDDDAFLIAAEEHEEFRTDLYRAFLDRKVIKARHPAIKGGVVQDTEWEQARVKVEADGISIAQQSGAFVRLELDDIGTLEETERTVMDEKAAVIEAEHTDDEGTSVQTYLSGEPWLVAVIKSYLGQGHDRNRGAVELSESEREVLMALYSGVSSFEVPNFLGMSVDRVEEIFERLIEAEVLEEVRTRREVALEPRGRNIASEAMNEQ